A genomic region of Nostoc sp. UHCC 0702 contains the following coding sequences:
- a CDS encoding glycosyltransferase family 2 protein, with protein MPKVSICIPTYNRANLLPYAVNSVLVQTYTDFELIICDDGSTDNTAQIVSQWHDPRIRYIRHPVNGGRSRNMRSGFEAACGSYFIKFDDDDALTPEFLEKTVAVLEAEPSVDFVCTNHWIINQNNEKIESATKENSAKWGKDKLERGIIPDLIRQTFQYQSLQVGSTLFRRACLQEVDYMRPQADGCEDFDLLVRLAIAGKQGYFLPEFLMEYRFHGGQTSLKQNLHFLAAKVFCISSYKFPDAELEQLRSQKLAGTQQALGLRLIEKGDTVAGRQLLQESSRVLGSDRKIMLGLMLSYLPANLRQFALQSFRQLRPKDYTEQVREATI; from the coding sequence ATACCGAAAGTTAGTATTTGTATTCCAACTTACAACAGAGCAAATTTGTTGCCTTACGCAGTCAATAGCGTACTAGTCCAAACTTACACCGATTTTGAACTAATAATTTGTGATGACGGTTCCACTGATAATACTGCTCAAATAGTAAGTCAATGGCATGATCCACGGATTCGCTATATTAGGCATCCTGTTAATGGTGGGCGTAGTCGCAATATGCGTTCTGGTTTTGAGGCTGCTTGTGGGAGCTATTTTATCAAGTTTGATGATGATGATGCTTTGACTCCTGAGTTTTTGGAAAAAACTGTAGCTGTATTAGAAGCAGAACCGAGTGTAGATTTTGTTTGTACTAATCACTGGATTATCAATCAAAACAACGAAAAAATTGAATCAGCAACAAAGGAAAATTCTGCGAAGTGGGGAAAAGATAAACTTGAGCGGGGAATCATTCCTGACTTAATCAGACAAACTTTTCAATATCAAAGCTTGCAAGTGGGTTCAACACTATTTCGTCGAGCTTGTTTGCAAGAAGTTGATTATATGCGTCCTCAAGCTGATGGATGTGAGGATTTTGACTTACTTGTCAGGTTAGCGATCGCTGGTAAGCAGGGCTATTTTCTGCCAGAATTTCTGATGGAGTATCGCTTTCATGGTGGTCAGACAAGTTTAAAACAAAACTTGCACTTTCTAGCAGCAAAGGTTTTTTGTATCAGTAGTTATAAATTTCCCGACGCAGAATTAGAACAACTGCGATCGCAAAAACTAGCTGGTACTCAGCAAGCTTTGGGTTTAAGACTGATTGAAAAGGGAGATACTGTAGCAGGGCGGCAACTTTTGCAAGAATCAAGTCGGGTATTGGGGAGCGATCGCAAAATTATGCTGGGTCTGATGCTATCTTATTTACCAGCAAATTTGCGACAATTTGCCTTGCAGAGTTTTCGCCAGTTGCGCCCTAAAGACTATACTGAACAAGTGCGAGAAGCTACTATTTAA